A genomic stretch from Aedes albopictus strain Foshan chromosome 2, AalbF5, whole genome shotgun sequence includes:
- the LOC109414469 gene encoding E3 SUMO-protein ligase PIAS3 isoform X5: MRKTRQAAEFTELKDLVHQLRVSDLQQLLGENNISRSGRKSELIERVLILVRQNISVLKYKVRDLHKKAQEETELLKQAAETPVITTQPIQQPPPPVLPPEPPVISRVPSGMYQQQYANAVQNDNRGGQVHANGIVPIPYPEATPNPGYPIHPDVKLKKLAFFDVLATLLKPATLVPSNTTQRIQEGSFFFHLTPQQATDIATNRDIRNVNKIEHTIQVQLRFCLLETSCEQEDYFPPNIVVKVNNKLCPLPNPIPTNKPGVEPKRPPRPVNITPNVKLSPLVANHIAVSWCTEYNRGYAAACYLVRKLTSSQLLQRMKTKGVKPADYTRALIKEKLNEDADCEIATTMLKVSLVCPLGKMRMATPCRSSTCSHLQCFDASLYLQMNERKPTWNCPVCDKAAIYDNLVIDGYFQEVLASNKLSSEDNEIQLHKDGSWSTHVKSNDSCTLDTPSKPVQKVEVVSDDIEIITTDPPKSSINQASVISSSEPSSTTAPSSDTVDLTLSDSDDDLPLKRKTVTRTAAGPGQGGTNVTTSSATTAASATSSAMTVATATASAVSKPKMNDVVLENSDIVSEEMMDSETN; this comes from the exons GACTTAGTACATCAGCTTCGTGTATCTGATCTGCAGCAACTACTTGGAGAAAACAATATCAGCCGAAGTGGGCGTAAAAGTGAACTGATTGAACGTGTGTTGATCTTAGTCCGACAAAATATTTCAGTTCTTAAGTACAAAGTACGAGACCTTCACAAAAAAGC aCAAGAAGAGACAGAACTGCTGAAACAAGCAGCAGAAACCCCGGTGATAACTACTCAGCCCATACAACAACCTCCACCGCCTGTTCTTCCACCTGAGCCGCCTGTAATCTCGCGCGTACCGTCGGGAATGTATCAACAACAGTATGCAAATGCAGTGCAGAATGATAACCGTGGCGGGCAGGTTCACGCAAACGGAATCGTTCCCATTCCATATCCAGAAGCAACCCCGAATCCGGGCTATCCAATACATCCGGATGTAAAGCTAAAGAAGCTGGCATTTTTCGATGTTCTGGCAACGTTGCTAAAGCCGGCAACACTTGTGCCGAGCAATACCACGCAGCGTATCCAGGAGGGCTCATTCTTCTTCCACTTGACTCCTCAGCAAGCAACTGATATCGCAACGAACAGGGATATCCGAAATGTTAACAAAATCGAACACACCATTCAGGTTCAGTTGCGGTTTTGCCTGCTGGAGACTTCGTGCGAGCAGGAAGACTATTTCCCCCCTAATATTGTTGTGAAGGTGAACAACAAACTGTGCCCGCTTCCG AATCCTATCCCAACGAACAAGCCTGGAGTTGAACCAAAGCGTCCTCCACGACCTGTAAACATAACACCTAATGTGAAGCTCTCGCCTCTCGTTGCAAATCACATTGCGGTGTCCTGGTGCACCGAGTACAATAGAGGCTATGCGGCGGCATGTTATCTGGTTCGTAAACTAACTTCTTCTCAACTTCTGCAACGCATGAAGACAAAGGGAGTCAAACCGGCAGATTACACACGGGCTCTGA TCAAAGAAAAGCTGAATGAAGATGCGGACTGTGAGATTGCAACAACAATGTTGAAAGTCTCTCTGGTTTGTCCGTTGGGAAAGATGCGCATGGCGACTCCTTGCAG ATCATCGACATGCTCGCATTTGCAGTGCTTTGATGCGTCACTGTATCTGCAGATGAACGAGCGCAAGCCAACCTGGAACTGCCCGGTCTGCGATAAGGCGGCCATCTATGACAATCTTGTTATCGATGG ATATTTCCAAGAAGTACTCGCATCTAACAAGTTGTCTAGCGAAGATAATGAAATTCAGCTACATAAAGATGGATCGTGGAGTACTCACGTTAAAAGCAACGATTCGTGCACTTTGGATACACCCAGCAAACCGGTTCAAAAAGTGGAGGTTGTTTCGGATGATATTG AGATAATCACAACGGACCCTCCAAAATCCAGTATCAATCAAGCCAGCGTTATTTCCAGTAGTGAACCTTCTTCGACTACAGCTCCATCCAGTGACACG GTGGATCTAACGCTCAGCGATTCCGACGATGATCTCCCGTTGAAGCGCAAAACAGTAACACGTACTGCTGCAGGTCCAGGGCAGGGTGGCACCAATGTAACCACCTCGAGTGCTACCACTGCCGCTAGTGCAACAAGTTCTGCTATGACTGTTGCTACAGCTACTGCTTCGGCGGTATCTAAACCAAAAATGAATG
- the LOC109414469 gene encoding E3 SUMO-protein ligase PIAS2 isoform X4: MRKTRQAAEFTELKDLVHQLRVSDLQQLLGENNISRSGRKSELIERVLILVRQNISVLKYKVRDLHKKAQEETELLKQAAETPVITTQPIQQPPPPVLPPEPPVISRVPSGMYQQQYANAVQNDNRGGQVHANGIVPIPYPEATPNPGYPIHPDVKLKKLAFFDVLATLLKPATLVPSNTTQRIQEGSFFFHLTPQQATDIATNRDIRNVNKIEHTIQVQLRFCLLETSCEQEDYFPPNIVVKVNNKLCPLPNPIPTNKPGVEPKRPPRPVNITPNVKLSPLVANHIAVSWCTEYNRGYAAACYLVRKLTSSQLLQRMKTKGVKPADYTRALIKEKLNEDADCEIATTMLKVSLVCPLGKMRMATPCRSSTCSHLQCFDASLYLQMNERKPTWNCPVCDKAAIYDNLVIDGYFQEVLASNKLSSEDNEIQLHKDGSWSTHVKSNDSCTLDTPSKPVQKVEVVSDDIEIITTDPPKSSINQASVISSSEPSSTTAPSSDTVDLTLSDSDDDLPLKRKTVTRTAAGPGQGGTNVTTSSATTAASATSSAMTVATATASAVSKPKMNEDASQSVISLDSPSPPSTPNPPAYNSGVSAMSNNLELLFNNL; the protein is encoded by the exons GACTTAGTACATCAGCTTCGTGTATCTGATCTGCAGCAACTACTTGGAGAAAACAATATCAGCCGAAGTGGGCGTAAAAGTGAACTGATTGAACGTGTGTTGATCTTAGTCCGACAAAATATTTCAGTTCTTAAGTACAAAGTACGAGACCTTCACAAAAAAGC aCAAGAAGAGACAGAACTGCTGAAACAAGCAGCAGAAACCCCGGTGATAACTACTCAGCCCATACAACAACCTCCACCGCCTGTTCTTCCACCTGAGCCGCCTGTAATCTCGCGCGTACCGTCGGGAATGTATCAACAACAGTATGCAAATGCAGTGCAGAATGATAACCGTGGCGGGCAGGTTCACGCAAACGGAATCGTTCCCATTCCATATCCAGAAGCAACCCCGAATCCGGGCTATCCAATACATCCGGATGTAAAGCTAAAGAAGCTGGCATTTTTCGATGTTCTGGCAACGTTGCTAAAGCCGGCAACACTTGTGCCGAGCAATACCACGCAGCGTATCCAGGAGGGCTCATTCTTCTTCCACTTGACTCCTCAGCAAGCAACTGATATCGCAACGAACAGGGATATCCGAAATGTTAACAAAATCGAACACACCATTCAGGTTCAGTTGCGGTTTTGCCTGCTGGAGACTTCGTGCGAGCAGGAAGACTATTTCCCCCCTAATATTGTTGTGAAGGTGAACAACAAACTGTGCCCGCTTCCG AATCCTATCCCAACGAACAAGCCTGGAGTTGAACCAAAGCGTCCTCCACGACCTGTAAACATAACACCTAATGTGAAGCTCTCGCCTCTCGTTGCAAATCACATTGCGGTGTCCTGGTGCACCGAGTACAATAGAGGCTATGCGGCGGCATGTTATCTGGTTCGTAAACTAACTTCTTCTCAACTTCTGCAACGCATGAAGACAAAGGGAGTCAAACCGGCAGATTACACACGGGCTCTGA TCAAAGAAAAGCTGAATGAAGATGCGGACTGTGAGATTGCAACAACAATGTTGAAAGTCTCTCTGGTTTGTCCGTTGGGAAAGATGCGCATGGCGACTCCTTGCAG ATCATCGACATGCTCGCATTTGCAGTGCTTTGATGCGTCACTGTATCTGCAGATGAACGAGCGCAAGCCAACCTGGAACTGCCCGGTCTGCGATAAGGCGGCCATCTATGACAATCTTGTTATCGATGG ATATTTCCAAGAAGTACTCGCATCTAACAAGTTGTCTAGCGAAGATAATGAAATTCAGCTACATAAAGATGGATCGTGGAGTACTCACGTTAAAAGCAACGATTCGTGCACTTTGGATACACCCAGCAAACCGGTTCAAAAAGTGGAGGTTGTTTCGGATGATATTG AGATAATCACAACGGACCCTCCAAAATCCAGTATCAATCAAGCCAGCGTTATTTCCAGTAGTGAACCTTCTTCGACTACAGCTCCATCCAGTGACACG GTGGATCTAACGCTCAGCGATTCCGACGATGATCTCCCGTTGAAGCGCAAAACAGTAACACGTACTGCTGCAGGTCCAGGGCAGGGTGGCACCAATGTAACCACCTCGAGTGCTACCACTGCCGCTAGTGCAACAAGTTCTGCTATGACTGTTGCTACAGCTACTGCTTCGGCGGTATCTAAACCAAAAATGAATG